The Culex pipiens pallens isolate TS chromosome 2, TS_CPP_V2, whole genome shotgun sequence DNA window GCAAATGCTTGTATTTGTTCTATTTTTCTCTTTAATTTCCACTTGAATCAATAGACGATAAGATTGacacgcaaacacacacaccttGAAATAAACAAACCAATGCACAGCAGCACGACCTCTTTCATAACACACACAATACCAACAAATTGACTTAAATTTGGGCGCCCAAATCGGGCGgtcgaaaaagaaaaacgtTCCTTTAATCACTTTTCCCCCTCTCCTTAAACAACTACTTACGCCCCGCCCCCAATTCGCGCATTATTTATTAGTGTTACAAAACAGAAGAATAAACAGATATTGAGTGTGGTGATTATGAGCTTTTAACTGGATCTAACACAAAAAACGAGCGAAAGAGATATGAAATAGGCAAGGCAAAGTTGTTTCAAAGCATTAGTAATTACTCTAGTAATCATTTATgacagaaagaaagaaagaaaacaaaaacacaggAACAAAATGTGCGTTTAATAAGGCAAGCCGCTGCACTTTCTCTGCATTCAAGTTTAAACCTTTTTACGTCAGTTACAACACTACCTTCTTTTCTctgagaaaaaaacaacaacaacaaaaaagtaacgAAAACTGCACCCCGTCAAAAAACAGTGATGTGTGGTTGATGttgaatgtttcaaaattaaatcagcaaaaataaataagaattaaaacaaaagttgaGAAGACAAAGCCAGACGCAcacttctgaaaaaaacgtGTGCGGGCGCGCGCCGAGCTAAGAtgtgaaattgaaataaaaatacgcgAGCAGTACTAAagttaaaataacaaagaaGTAAAACATTAATTTGCTGTGTCTGTTGCAAACCTGTTTTTGGTGTGAACATCTTAAACAAGGTTGggcaaagaagaagaaaaaggaaACACCCTCTATACTTATGAAAAAGCTGGATTggagaaaaagaagaaagaaaaaaaagctggATGAAGGATTATAACTATATAAATGGATTGAACTCcgcatgaaaaaaatagttgacttttttttatttgatccgAAATATCTTAACTGTTTCAAGAACCAACCCAACCTCTAGACgcgctttgatttaaaaaatcttctactgttttaaaccaatttagaaaattttaaaagcattttaaattataactctacagttttatttaaaaatgtcctATAAACGTAAGAAATCCCATAGCTAAcaggaactttaaaaaaactcgaatTCGATGTGATCTAGACGAAAACTGAAAGACTTTGTACGGGAAGAGGTCAATTTGCTCTTCATCCGCATTGACTTTCTCGTATTTATAATACTGAGCTCAACTTGCCCACTAACCGCATTGACTATTTCTAATTCATGATTATGTGTCATCTTTTGTTTTGcctatctttatttttttttattcttaccAGTCTTTGGAGGAAATTCCGAGCTCGATTTGAagtccatccgcattgaccttttctgATCTatatgattttccttttttagggttgttacggagaagttaaaaaataatttcgcacGACAAACACACAACAGAGTTTcataataattaatttaattatattttaaagaaagTATTTGAGAACGAAAATCAAACTCGTTTTATGAAGAGCTCCGTCGGAAGGAACGCAAGAATCACAAACGTTTAAATAATGTTGTGttcaataaatacaattttaaatccaGAATTGCTCATGAGGTCGAATCTCAGAACACAGAATCTTGAAACGccgaaatcaaaaaattaaaaaattgagaataaaatgtttaaatttataaaCGCCACAGTGAAattcagaaaaatcgaaaatcaaaattaaattcttctcaaaatttatctaacctaaaatatgacttcaTAAATGCTCCAAAGTTATCAAGTTTGCTGTAACCTTTAACGgtgacaaaaatttaagaattctgaaaaaaaaattaatgtccaaaatttaagatttaaaaatttaagatttaaaaaaaataggaatttgagaattttggaattttagaattgaagaattttagaaataaaggattttagaattttaaaaatttaagattttttttttactaagactttttgatatttattgaatttttattaaaacttgaaattcatgaatttttgaagttttaaattttgaagttttgcgtttttttatttttgaatatttacaaatcagaatttctttgaaaaatgttggagcttttgtttttgaatatattgatCTCTCAATTTTTCccccaagaatgtttaaatttagaattttagaattgaagaattttagaaataaaggattttagaattttaaaaatttaagattttttttttactaagactttttgatatttattgaatttttattaaaacttgaaattcatgaatttttgaagttttaaattttaaagttttgcgtttttttatttttgaatatttacaaatcagaatttctttgaaaaatgttggagcttttgtttttgaatatattgatCTCTCAATTTTTCccccaagaatgtttaaatttagaaaaatgtctttctacgggttaaatcccatctacaatcaaagaaaaaaagctGTTCTGTAACGTCAAATCAAattcatatttgggatttgaccACAGTACGCCCACCGGTCAGCCCAGGTCCCTATTAGGCTCAATTGTTGGCATGTCCGATCAACATGCTTAATTTCATATATGAACAAGTTACGTGGttgcaaaaaatctgaaataagcaAAGCATGCTTGGGATGCCATGTCGGTTTTTGGTATCCTGAAGTGACACGTGGTCGTAAAATGCGTTGCGCTAATCAAAGTGCGCTTTATAGTCGCAGCCAATTCAGGCAATTCATCTTCAGAGTCATAgttataaaatgtttgttttttttacattcgttTGTATAACCGGCATACTTGGTCCTGCTGTAGCCAGAATTTTGACAGGTTGTGGTGGCAAATCTTCTTCTTACGATACACCTGGTGGTAATggtaaatctaaaatttaatttgataaaatttgatttaacgtaacttttcccataaatgttttttttgtattgtttgcaTGGATTGTTCGTTCCTTCCGAAGGGATTGTTGGCATGGATTGTTTGCATGGATTGTAGAACATACCGCCGCACTTTGCGCAGTAGCCAGACTGACGCTCTCTAGAACCGCAGAATGTTACATTATCTTGGCAAGCAAATTCGCACATTTtcttgtttgacagtttgccaagcccgcaaataaaatttaatttaattttaatcaaaatgtatgcaggctgacgattctgcaaacaaacaaaacaggcAATCTGCCAAAAACTGCTAGTGTGTTTGATTGTcaaagtctaatacctccttcagaatatgcaatcgagagaaaagtgcaacatggagttaaactttctgtcaagctgctgtgaagtttTCGATGACAGCTGAGAatgtttcactccatgttaccggctcacatctctctttttaatatttctcgATTAGTCATCCTAATGTGCAGTCAAATTTGAGTCAAAAGTATGCAAGCATTCTTTTAACTTCGATATCATAATCATAATTTCCGAATGCCCCCTTCTTTAACAAATTATGTTCTTATATCGAGCACATTGAACGCACTCATCTGTCATTCCgaacaaaaacaaagatttttcctGCCCTCATGCATGAAATTTTTAATCCGGAACACTTCCATTGAAAATTGTCGCTAAAATGTatccaaaacattttcaaacgtgCTGCCGTCTATGTCTGGGCACTTCCAAGAAGCAGCTGGAAATCTTCGCCGTTCCAGAACTATCGGAAATGCTTCAAACGCTGTACAAGTTGGAGGTAAGTATTTACGTGTCGTAATTCCGGAATTAAACAGAAATTTTTTTCGGATCAGATTACTCCAATGGACGATGCCAGCACCAGCATCTGCGTCGACTGTTATTACGAGGCAAAGGTGTCCTGCAACTGGTTGCGAGTTCACCGGAAGCTGAAACAGCAGTCCGAGGAGAACCAGGCAATTTTCGAGAAGCAACTGAAGGTAACGGAACCGATCGAAAAGGTCTTCGGCATCAACTGGAAGACCAACAGCCTTCTGAAGAACCACCATAGCCAGCAGCATCAGTTACGACAGGAACTACTAAACTGGGATGAACGGATCGCTAGCGCAGCGGAAAATTATCCGGCGAGATGTGGACTCTGCCCCAGTGTGTTTCCGGACGCGAGATCCCTTCGTCATCACAACCTCAATGTCCACAAGATCGGTCTTGGTCAGCCGTCGAATCCCGTTACAGAGAGGCATCCGATGAAGAGGGTGCATCGCTCCCGGTCGACTCGAGCTATGGAGAATTACCCGGTCGTGGCGGAACCAACGGGGCGGGCCACAAGGCGTAGCAAATCGATTGCCTGCCCGGTGGAACTTCTGCAGGCAATAAGTCAGCCTCCGGCGTGCCGAACTCGTTCCAAGAGTCAAGATGTGGATAAGTTGCTGGCGGAAACAGCAACAAAAGACGTTCCACACAGGTTCTTTTGCGACATTTGCGGTCACGGATTCGCATCGAAGTATCGTGTCGTTCGACACAAGAAAAAAGAGCACAAAACTCCAGACTCCGTAACTCATGTACAAGGCAGTTTTAATGGGCTTTGACTCCACACTCTGAAGAGtgtgaaaccggatccgactaAAGGATCATCACGGAAGCGTTCGACGATGGGTTCGTGAATATTTTTgttactttatttttatttgttacatttctttttatatttacttttaataataaaatatcagtAAAAGTTATTTGTTTAAGCCTTTTCATCGAGCTTTTCATTCGGTTTcagtttttattctttttttttctacacgCAAAGCCGACATTAGTCTTTTAAGACTTAAAATTAGGCTTTATCGAACCTAACCGTgttaagtctttttaagcctaatgatgggttagtctttaaaagactagtttcgttttagtacgaaaaagcctaaattttaggctttatgTTATCGTCAAAAAGCCTAAATTTTAGTCTTTTTCGAGAATGCGAGGGGATCAGAGCGGAcagaatccaagatggcggaacttgattaagacttatttttaggcctaaaaagacttatttataggtttaaaagactaatttttaggcttttgcaggaaatggcaggggtcaaagcggacataatccaagatggcggaacttgattaagacttatttttaggcctaaaaagacttatttataggtttaaaagactaatttttaggcttttgcag harbors:
- the LOC120425969 gene encoding uncharacterized protein LOC120425969; translated protein: MYPKHFQTCCRLCLGTSKKQLEIFAVPELSEMLQTLYKLEITPMDDASTSICVDCYYEAKVSCNWLRVHRKLKQQSEENQAIFEKQLKVTEPIEKVFGINWKTNSLLKNHHSQQHQLRQELLNWDERIASAAENYPARCGLCPSVFPDARSLRHHNLNVHKIGLGQPSNPVTERHPMKRVHRSRSTRAMENYPVVAEPTGRATRRSKSIACPVELLQAISQPPACRTRSKSQDVDKLLAETATKDVPHRFFCDICGHGFASKYRVVRHKKKEHKTPDSVTHVQGSFNGL